ACCTCTACCAATCAAATCCCGCCACGTAATATATGACTACTCCAAACCAAAATTAAACAGTAGAAAATCTCCACAACCAAATGGATAAAACAAACTCTTGGAAAGAAGGAAATCGACGGTTTGTATGTAAAATAGCTCACATCCAACGGCCCATATTTCACCAAACCATAAGCACACACACAATCTAAGCTGAGCTAAGCTACGTATATGAAAATCAATATCTACTGGATTGAAAAGTATTATTATGGTTTTGTTTTTGTCAATTTCTAGGGTTCTTAAAAATGTCATCGATTGAATATCTGTTACCAACGCCAATTCAGTGTAGAATTTCGAAACAAAGTCTTTCGTTCTGCAATCGATCAGATTTCTGTTCAATCCCCAACGTGTTGTTGCCTCCCCAAGTTCATTTCCATTATTCTCTTCAATATCAGCAACCCATCCTCCAAGAGAAGCGAGGTTCAATCTGTACGGAAGTTTCTTCCTAACGAATCCTAATCCAAAGTTCAGGGAATCAAGAATCCTCGCTAATTCTCAAGACAGCAGCGATTCCAAGGCGAGTTCGAGCGAGAATAGTGAAACGGAACCGCAGCAGAGCTCAAAGAACACGGGCAGCTCTTCTACAGCGCCGTCGTCGACGAACCAACGCCGGGAGAAGCAAGAGAAACGCGGTGGTGGTGGGCTTTGGTGGTCAAGAGGGAAGAAATTCCAATGGCAACCGTTAATTCAAGCCCAGGAACTTGGCGTTTTACTTTTACAGTTAGGCATCGTTATGTTCGTCATGCGGCTGCTTCGACCTGGAATTCCAATGCCGGGTTCGGAGCCCCGTACTCCGACTGCCTTTGTCAGCGTGTCCTACAGTGAATTCTTGAATAAGGTTAATAGTAATCAGGTTTCGAAAGTGGAGGTTGATGGTGTCCACATAATGTTCAAGTTAAAAAATGAAGCCACGAGTAGTAGCGTTGGGGAAAGTGAAATCTATAATAAGCTCCAGGAATCCGAGTCTTTGTTGAGGAGTGTGGCGCCAACAACTAAGAGGATTGTGTATACTACAACAAGGCCTGTAGATATTAAGACTCCGTATGAGAAAATGCTGGAGAATGATGTGGAGTTTGGCTCACCAGATAAACGCTCTGGTGGCTTTTTTAACTCTGCATTGGTGAGTCTACTGGCTATTGTTTATTTTTTTGCTAAACTGCCATATTGACAATCTTTTTCATTTTGCAATTTTCAAATGTTATTTCAAAGATGTTGTTAGTTGTTTGCCAAGCTTTATGTCTGACCTTGGTTTTTCTTTTCAGATAGCATTGTTCTATGTTGCTGTTCTTGCTGGACTTCTCCACCGGTTTCCTGTAAGCTTTTCTCAGGTATGAATCGGATTTGCTTCTTCTCTCTTCTCCACCAAATACTGCTTGTACTTTCATTTTGCCACACTTCTCTCTATCAGTTAAGCTAGTGGCCATTTATACATTTATTAATACACTTCTCCTTTTCCAGGGGCCAGCGGGGCAGATCAGGAACCTTAAATCTGGGGCTACTGGTGGTGGAAAAGTGTCCGAAAATGGAGAGGCGATTACATTTGCTGATGTTGCTGGCGTTGATGAGGCTAAGGAAGAGCTTGAAGAAATTGTGGTATCTTTCAATTTTTGCAGCTTTGGCTGTCGCTCTTTATGGATTATAAAAATCTTGTAGCATCTTTTTATGGTTCTATAGGATATTCAGGTACTGTTCTTTATATGATGATGTATATTTTCCAGGAATTTCTTCGGAATCCGGACAGGTACGTACGACTTGGCGCTCGCCCCCCTCGTGGTGTGCTTCTGGTGagttaatagtaaccaagtgttgtGATAAATATACTTTATGCTTTCCATGCAAGTTCTTACTTGGTTAGCTATCATGGTTTTGTTATCTTACAGGTGGGTCTACCTGGGACTGGTAAGACTCTTCTGGCAAAAGCAGTGGCTGGAGAAGCAGAAGTGCCCTTTATAAGTTGTTCTGCTAGTGAATTTGTGGAGTTGTATGTTGGCATGGGTGCTTCACGTGTGAGAGATCTCTTTGCTCGGGCAAAGAAGGAGGCACCTTCAATAATATTCATTGATGAGGTGAGGTGATCGGCCTTTTATTTGCTGTGTGATTTTTTTTATTCTGCTAGCGTGCTTGGTAATTGTACAAATTCCCACTTATACAGATAGATGCTGTGGCAAAAAGTCGTGATGGTAGATATCGTATTGTCAGCAACGATGAGCGTGAGCAAACATTGAACCAGTTACTTACAGTGAGCCCCCTTTCGTGATTATCTTCATCTTTCTTTATCCTC
Above is a genomic segment from Rutidosis leptorrhynchoides isolate AG116_Rl617_1_P2 unplaced genomic scaffold, CSIRO_AGI_Rlap_v1 contig3, whole genome shotgun sequence containing:
- the LOC139882708 gene encoding ATP-dependent zinc metalloprotease FTSH 9, chloroplastic-like, producing the protein MLTFLRNVEDAVTIRWKVIDCFEMACLPEEQRTIQMNVKKFKAALSTVVSQIKNLLTTVQVVAQQDFDIKACFLQFKVHTLDSLHHLDASKQHLNFQGIPLFMVIAHHGFGIQFMPPQKKEIMAEFDRFEEKNFHLHLSLKSQLKMNTNGGNMAKRSLEITLRQEHTSNAALHQVQRSVEDPSYLVATYEGEHNHKKLERSVALKANCAGFKNTRDPSIYLSGATHPPREARFNLYGSFFLTNPNPKFRESRILANSQDSSDSKASSSENSETEPQQSSKNTGSSSTAPSSTNQRREKQEKRGGGGLWWSRGKKFQWQPLIQAQELGVLLLQLGIVMFVMRLLRPGIPMPGSEPRTPTAFVSVSYSEFLNKVNSNQVSKVEVDGVHIMFKLKNEATSSSVGESEIYNKLQESESLLRSVAPTTKRIVYTTTRPVDIKTPYEKMLENDVEFGSPDKRSGGFFNSALIALFYVAVLAGLLHRFPVSFSQGPAGQIRNLKSGATGGGKVSENGEAITFADVAGVDEAKEELEEIVEFLRNPDRYVRLGARPPRGVLLVGLPGTGKTLLAKAVAGEAEVPFISCSASEFVELYVGMGASRVRDLFARAKKEAPSIIFIDEIDAVAKSRDGRYRIVSNDEREQTLNQLLTEMDGFDSNSAVIVLGATNRADVLDPALRRPGRFDRVVMVETPDRNGREAILKVHASKKELPLGEDVNLGDIASMTTGFTGADLANLVNEAALLAGRKNKVVVEKFEFIEAVERSIAGIEKKTVKLQGSEKGVVARHEAGHAVVGTAVANLLPGQPRVE